The window TAATTCTGGAGCCCCTGACCACATCAAGCTGACTGTCTGCATCTGTGTTAGGGAGGGTCACAGGGGGTGGAGCCTTACCCAGGAAGGCCTCAGTGAACTCCTTGGTGGCATGGGTGGCCACCTGTGCCAGCTGTTCTTGGCTCATGCCCTGCAGCTGAGGGTGTGCTGGATCCAGCCTCTGTAGCAGGATGAGGGCGCCCCATACCTGCTGAGTCAGGGCAGGGGCTGAAATCAGAGCAGCTCCGTTCTGCCGTCGGAAGTTGCTACGAAGTCCTGGGTCTCCGGCCACCCCAGCTCCATAGTACTGCCTTAAGAGGTGGCTGAGGGGTGGCCGGGGCTCAGGGGCCCGGCTCAGGTAGTCTCCAAGGAGGGCCCCATCCAGAGCACCATTGAGGAAGGCCGCGGTAAGTGGTGATGCCTCAGGTTCCAGGAGTGTGAAGTTCCTGGGGAAAGAGAGCTGGTCCCAGCagccctcagctcccaggcctggTTGGCTCTGGGTCTGGGAGCCTTGGAGGAAGGTCAGGCCCAGATCTCTGGCCAAGGTGACCACTAGGAGGCTGTCCACAGTGGTTGGGGACTTTGCTTTGGCATCTGGCAAGAAGGTTTGGTCATCTGGAGAGGGGGCTGGGACATCCATAAAGATGGCTCCCACATTGAGATCTGTGGCTGTAACATTTGGAGACATAGCTCTGACATCTGTGGAGCTGATATCTGAAGAGTCATCCTTGAGTCCTGGGATGGTGACTCTTATGTCAGGAACCACAGCTCCAACATCTGGAAGGGTGGCTCTGGCACCCGGAGGGGTGGCTATGCTCTCAAAGGGCAAGTTTACGACCCTGTGCTCCTGCAGCCCTGCTTCCAGCCCTGCCAGAAGAGGCTCTACAGCCACTGTCGAGCCATCGGGTGCCAGTACCACCCCGTATTCCTGCCGGCCCCGCACATTGTGTTGGATCACCTTTTCAGTCAGGCCTTGCAGCTCTGGGCTCAGTACGGAGGGATCCAACTTCGTTGTTTTGAGCCTCCATCCCCCAAACAGGAAGTGATAGAGGGGATTATGGGGACCAAAGTCCTGGGCTGACAGCTGCCACGCAGAGGCAGTATGGCTGACCTCGGTGACTGGCACCTTCTGCTCAAGCTCAGCTAGAGCCTGGATGACAGAATCCATGAGAAGGGGCAGGgatgctgcaggaggagagatggTATTAGCCCAGTGGCCCAGTGCCCTCTGTTCCTGAGCCTCCCTCTGCTGCTTCCACATCTTCTCAGTGCCCCCTGCTCTCTATGTGACAACCCTATAACCTCCCCAACACCATCCTCATGTAAATAAGGAAACTGGGGCATAGAGAACAGGTTAAGGAGCTTAGACTATGTGTGAGCACTGGGGAGCTATGGCAGGTTCATGAGCAGGAGTGAGATATGGCCAGATTGCATTCTAAGATTGCTCCTTTGGCTTCCTGTGGAGAATGAATTTTCAGGAGGCTAGTGTAGAGATGGGGAAACAGTTTGGAGTGAGCAATAAAGATTGCCAAAGCTAGGATAATGGCAGTATGACGGACAAAAGTGAGCAGAGTTCCCAGGCATTTTGAGGGAAGAGGGACAGTTTTTGGTGATGGATTaaaatttttgtggaattttaaaGGGCAAGGTGTCTGAAGGATGCTCAGGGGAGAAGAGGATGGGCCTGTGTCTTGTGGGGGAAATGTCAGCAGCTGAACTGGAACCTAGAAGTGCTGGGCTCAGAGCTGAGGTGGGTTGTTGAATAGTAGCTaacctttattaaatatttactatgtgtcaggcaccatTGTAGGTGACTTACATAACTTAAcaaatttaatcttcacaatgacTCTAACACAAAGAGGTTAAAGGACCTGTCTCAGGTCACACAGATAGGAAGAGGCAGAGCAGGATTATGAACCCAGGAATTCAAGTTCTTCTTCAGACAGTATACACTGTAattcctctgtttttctttctggctAAAATATCCTTTCTTGCTTCTTCCCAAGtaaaattcttctctttcctgtCCTAGATCTGTATCTTTTCCTCCAGGAAACCTTTCTGATTTTTGATCTTCTGGACCCAGGTCTTTCTCCTACCCCCTGTCTTGACTCTGGTGGGCTGAGAGCATCTGTGTTCCCGGACTGGAGGTTCCTTGTGACTGGGGTCTCTTGGGGGTCTCTTGGGGGTCTCCAGTCTTACCCTGTACAGGGCTGAGCAGAGAGGGACAGCAGTACACTTCTGTAGAATTTATTGTACTTGCTGCAGACCTTTACCTTCTGACTTACCTGTCCCTGGCTCTGCCCACAATCCAAGTAGGATCCAGAGGACACCCTGGAGTACTGCTGTGGGATTCCCACTTCTGGGAGGCATATCCGGTTGACCTCAGCAGAGACCTCGGCAGAGCTGGAAGGAGACGGGCATGGGTAACTGAGTGGTAATTTTGACCACTGTCAAAGTCCAGGGGTGAATGACATGGGTGTCTCTTGCAGAGCTGTGGGCGGGAGGTAGCAGAGGTGTGGGCACAGAGTGCCCTGGGTCAAGGTCATCTGGGTTTTAAGGGCTCCCCCATCTTATCCTGTCCCTCCCAAGCTGAGGTCAAAGGTCATTAAGCCAGACCCAACCTAGAAGGCACCTGGAAGCCAAGTAGTTTAAACTTCAACAGACTCTGCCCATTCCCAAGAGAGGTAGACTGAGGCCAATTCAACAAGCCCTACCCCTTCTCTGATCATTCAGtagctgctgctgccactgcaggTGACTCTCAGATGCCAGCCCAACTGGTAAGACTGGctgtgctgggggcggggagagaagGACACACCTCACCTGAAGTTGGCACTGCTTCCTGCCTTTGCTGCTAGCACTTTAGGTGCAGGCAGAGAACAGGTGTAGGGCTGGGGATTATTTTTGTTAAGGCCTGCTGTGAGTCCAGGGGATTAGGAAATATCTTCTCTCACCCAGTTCTAGCTCCTGATCCCAAAATATCAGACATAGCTAAGGATTGGCCTAGGGTCTTCTAGACCTTGATTTTGGTTGTTTGGCTTACCTGGGTTGACATTGAGgggtcttctctcttcccctgggCTGTGGCTGAGTTCTGCAGAAGTAAGCCTGCCTCTCCTTTATTTGAATGTCAGGTGGGATGGGCTCAACATGACTGGGAATGCTCTGTAAATTGCTTCACTATGGGCCTTCCATGCCAAAACCAGCCTGGGGAGTTTCTGGGGGACCCACTAGGTTGGGCACTTAGCAAAAGGCAAGCCCTGGGCGGACCTGGGAATACCCAGGCTGAACCAGGTTTGGGATTCCCCAGGGAGGCCTGCTCAGATATCCAGTGTCTTCCGTCTGGGGAACTCAGCATTGTCCAGCGCAAAGCTAGGCAAACAGTGGGGCTTGGAGAAGGGTCCTAGGAGAGGAAGTGAACGCGGGCCATTCCTCAGGGGAATCCAAGGTAATATCTCCCTCTGAGTCCCAGCTTCCAAGGATTAGGGGATGGGGCTCTGCCTGGTAGAAGCACATGCAGGAAGTAATTTGTGTGTTCATCTGGGGCAGGGACTAGAATGTGGAGAGTGAAGCATCTTCCTCAGGCGCAAACTTTAGGGTGATGTCAAAAATCTCAGTAATGAAGATAATATAtgatttttgtgacagacagagagagtcagagagaagtaatattttaatgcaatattttaataaactaaaGTGAATGTCAAAAATCTATGATGAGCAAAcattttaggtaaatatttctcAACATTTTAGATAAAGACAGGATCAGGAACTGACtactggagcagagatgaaagaaaaaaaatcaagaattctgATCCTGTCTTTGTGCCTCACTTGTCCCACCCTAGTCCTAGTGGCCTAGCATAGATCAAAAGGGAGCCCTGGGATGCTATGGGCGTGGCTATCACATGAGATCCCACCTGATGTCCACCTGGTCTGGGAATGGCCTTGATTCAGCATTTTGGATCCTGGGTTTGACCCTTTGATTGTCCCATTAATTGTGTCTGTGGGGGgacattgtggttttatttaacCATTGTATGCCCTTTTTACCCAGCGAAAGGgtaagctcagagaggttaagtaccttgcccaaggtcacaaagctagaaACTAGGGAGGGCTCCAAATCCAGTGCATGTTTTCACTCTCCTGTGGCTGGGTTAGGGTCAATGTAGTTATGACCCTTCACCCTGGAAAAGTGTTTGCAGACTAGCTGCAGGCAACATTACCAAGCCAGCCAGAGAGGCAGCCCTGATTCCCTTTTATAGCTTGGAGTTGGTGGCAGAGAGTGGGTCAAGTTTGAGCCAGGGAATACCATGGACAACTGCCTTTCCTTTAGGGTCTGTCTGGGAATTGTGACCTTCTAGAATACTACACTTTTTCCAGGAAGCCTCCCTGATTTCCCCTGGCTCCCCCATTTTCCCTTTTGGCTCCCTAGCCTGAGGTTCCTCCCTTTAACCCAGACCTATCCATACAGGACTAGGATTTTCTCTGTCCAGTTCCATCTCCCTGAGACTAGAAGATGCTGAGTCCTATTGGAGTGCCCAGAAGTGCTCGGCACAGACCAGGGACCAAGTGAGTGGCAGGGAAGGATTGCTGAGTACATGAAAGGCTTGATTGAGGATGTGGGGTCAGTTTGGGGTCAGGCTGTgaaacacacgcacacatacaaaCATGCAGGCACACACACTCTAAATCACCTGGTCTGAGCTGGGCCAGGGAGGAAGCAGAAAGGCTGGGGTTCCAAGGATGAATCACCTCACCTctacttttcattcattcacctcATGAGGCCCACCTGCCAGAGTTGGTCAAGGCCTCTCTAGGCTGCAGACTGACCAGGGGTCTCGTGAGAGTATTCCCTGTTCAGGGCCTGGGGACAGCCTTAATGGAAGTATCATTGGCACAGACAGgcagagccctgggccctggagcTGAAATGAGGCTGGGATCAGGGCCAGAGGCCAGAGGAAAAGAAActtggggcagggctgggcttgGGGCCAAAATCCAAGTTAATAATATTCACTTTAGTAGCAGTAcctataataataatgaagaccctgatgataataataattgctgTGTGCAGGGCTTTGAGCTAAGATTATATATGCCTGTGCTTTTTTATTTAGCTCTGGGTTTTGTTAAGAGATGTCATATAGCAGGAGTCAGCAAACTACAGCCTATGGACTAGCTGTCTGTTTTGTgaacattatattttttttctcaaggtgAAATTTACCTTACataaaaccattttaaagtgtatgcTTAAAGTGTATGCTTCTGtgacatttagtacattcacaatattgtgaaaccaccacctctatctagttctgaaacattttcatcaccctgaaATAAAGCCCTGTACCCATTAAGCAGTTGCTCTCCATTATTCATCAGCCCCTGGCAATCACtgacctgctttctgtctctatggatgtGCCtgtctggacatttcatataaatggaatcatgcgaTATGTGACTTTTTgttctggctttttaaaatttcactgagcataatgtttaTGAGATTCATTCACACTATAGTATGAATAAGTGCTTTTTATCATGAAACTATTCCTTTcatggatgaataatattccattgtctggaatATTAgcttatataaaatgaaattgtaTTTGAATACATTTTCCCCAAAttgtttatgtattgtctatgATTTTTTCCCCATGCTATAACAGCAGAATTCAgttgttttgacagagactgtCTGATCTGCAAAAATAGGTTTTTGTGGTACAATTATTTTCACAAAGTTTGCTGATCTGTGCTTAGCCAGCCCACCCAGACTCAAATTCTCAGTTTGTTGCTTACTAGCTGGACTAAGTGGCTTAATCTCTAGGCTTCATTTTGTCCATCTCTAAAATAGGGCAATAGAACCAACTTCATAGTGTTACTGTGAGAGGTAAACTAGCTAGGACCGTGCTAGCATATGGAAAACATTCTGTGAGTAAGGAGTCACTTCTGTCCATCTATTCACCTGCCCCAGTCTCCCAGCAGAGGTCCAGCCCACAGGGTAATTCATTATGACAAGACTCCCACGTTGTGGTCATGTATTATTTCTGCAGCTGGGGCATTTGTccaaccccaggcttccctgttGGCTCTGGTCCCTCAGCAGCCAGCTGGGCCTTAGGGCTGGGCCTTAACCCAGTCTGGAACCCCAGCCAAATCATTGAAGCCAGGGCAGGCCAGCTACAGGATTGGTCACACCTAATTTGccaaagggaaaagcaagttgtggTGTGAGCAATCAACCTCACAGCCTCCAGCTGGGGCTATTCTATAGTCCCCGGTGGGCAGAAGTTGACTTATGTTGTGTCTTTCTGGGAGAGTAGAGGTGAGATTTAATCTCTGGGACACCTGGGTCTGGAACAGGAGCAGAGGAAGTTTTGTAACTGAGGACACTAAATATTATAGCAAATCATGAACTCAGCCCACGGCAGTATGCTAGAGGCCAGGAATGAGTGTGGGATAAATGGGACCAGGTGCTGGTACTCCCTGGGAAACATTTACCCAGCACCTACAGGCTCCTAGCTATCATCACCCTGTTCCAATAGAATGACACAAGGCAAAatgctttaaacatttttttttctaaatagaatatttcaaacatattcaggccctggctggtttgcttagtggatagaacatccacctggcatgcggacatcccaggttcgatcccaggtcagggcacatgtgagaggtgaccatctgcttctcttcccctctctctcccccttctctcttttctctgttcctctcttgcagccagtggctcaattggttggagggttggccccagcactgaggatgctcggttgattccagcatccgtcccagatgggttgccaggtggatactggttggggcacatgcaggaatctgtctctctatctccgctcctctcacttaaaaaatattaaaaatatccatCATTCAGTTGACATGTGTCAATTTATGAgccttttttgtgtgacagaaacagagagaacctggaaatgctgaggttgccggttcgaaaccctgggcttgcctggtcaaggcacatatgggagttgatgcttccagctcctccccccttctctctctctgtctctcctctctctctctctgtctctctctctctgtctctccctctcctctctaaaatgaacaaaacaaaacaaaaaagaaacagagagagacagataggaaaagacaataagggagagaaatgagaagcatcaattctttgttgcagcaccttagttgttcattgattgctttctcatatgtgccttgagtgtgggggggctgcagcagatcgaatgacctcttgctcaagccggcgaccttggggtttcgaacctgggtcctctgcatccaagtccaacgctctatccactgcgccatcacctggtcaggcaagccatcTTATTTCTTCTATAATCTTCACTCACTGGCTCTCTTCTGCGATGTTATCTCACATTGATGCTCATTGCCTAGATCTGTTAATTTATTAGAAGCTAAAACAgtgatattaaaatattcttcatttattGGCTAGATTACCTCTGGAAAGAGAGACATCCTCTTATTTACCATTTGGTTACCCAATGATACAGTTTATGTGGGAAAGGCAAGATAAATACTTTTTTCCCTTCTAGTTTCAAAAGTAACTGAGTTTCTTAACCTCTTCCAAAGGTAAAAATGAGAttcctatatatacatatgtatgaacCCATGAATTTACTGAAATGGGTCAATACATAGTGTTCTTATCATTACTGATAATCAAATTACTATTCCTTCTTTGGCCAGTGGGATTCTCTTCACCTTGACTCGAGTTTTTTTGTAGGATGCTTAGGTAGCTTTCTTACTTTATGATGTAACCAGAAAGTCCAAGAACATCTTGTACATTTCTTGCCACAGCCAGGGATCAGTCATTTCTCTAAGGAGCTCTTGTTCCTTTGATTGGAGAGTGATATTCAGAGACTACAATCAAGATGATATGGGTGCAGGTGGCTACTGGGTTAGTTGTTATTCCTAGGTCTTCTTATTGGAAAGAAATAGGAAAccctcaatattttatttatttaatgtttattttattgatttgagagagagaggaagggggagagagagacaagaacatcaaactgttcctgtatgtcccttgaccagggatggaaccagcaacctctgtgctttgagatgatgctctaaccaactgaactatttggCCAagcttattattattgattgattttagacacaacagagagagagagagagagaaatatttatttatttatttatttatttattttaatgagaaaggtcttttttttaaaaattatttttatttatttactcattttagaggagagagagcaagagagagagagagagagggaggagtggggaggagctggaagcatcaactcccatatgtgccttgaccgggcaagcccagggttttgaaccagcgacctcagcattccaggtcgatgcttgatccactgcgccaccacgaaatattcatttattgttccactaagttgtgcattcattggttacctctcatatgtgccctgactggagattaaacagcaaccttggtatttcaggatgacactctaaccaactgaactaaagGACCAGGACCTAGAAATcctcaatgttttattttttctttttgtaatgctggtggccgaggccaggcaggttgacAATGGATtagggcagacagtagaaaaactgggGAGccgaaaagggttgggccattctgtttaacaaAATCTCACaagggtggacaagcacacaggcaggggaaaccgcctctcaggcaaacaaacaacaaaatggcccctcacagtggcaggcaatcCATGCATTTGCCatccccctgagtgcaagcactcttatataggccatacataCATGATGCTAACGttctcatgcactaatcaggctcagggcttgcagccagtaaaccagcaagcaagcctaacacagctgccagcattctacccctttagggttgctcacttcacaatctacatgacaggaaatAGActtacagcaacagcaaaagttac is drawn from Saccopteryx leptura isolate mSacLep1 chromosome 1, mSacLep1_pri_phased_curated, whole genome shotgun sequence and contains these coding sequences:
- the PGLYRP2 gene encoding N-acetylmuramoyl-L-alanine amidase → MPPRSGNPTAVLQGVLWILLGLWAEPGTASLPLLMDSVIQALAELEQKVPVTEVSHTASAWQLSAQDFGPHNPLYHFLFGGWRLKTTKLDPSVLSPELQGLTEKVIQHNVRGRQEYGVVLAPDGSTVAVEPLLAGLEAGLQEHRVVNLPFESIATPPGARATLPDVGAVVPDIRVTIPGLKDDSSDISSTDVRAMSPNVTATDLNVGAIFMDVPAPSPDDQTFLPDAKAKSPTTVDSLLVVTLARDLGLTFLQGSQTQSQPGLGAEGCWDQLSFPRNFTLLEPEASPLTAAFLNGALDGALLGDYLSRAPEPRPPLSHLLRQYYGAGVAGDPGLRSNFRRQNGAALISAPALTQQVWGALILLQRLDPAHPQLQGMSQEQLAQVATHATKEFTEAFLGCPAIHPRCRWGAAPYRGRPTLLSLPLGFLYVHHTYLPSPPCTAFMSCAANMRSMQRFHQDTRGWDDIGYSFVVGSDGYVYEGRGWYWVGAHTRGHNSRGFGVAFVGNYTAELPAKAALCTVRDVLPRCAVRAGLLQPDYSLLGHRQLVHTTCPGEALFHLLRTWPHFDANVKPRTSRRASRRSKRKLPPGTLPATDLQ